One Phoenix dactylifera cultivar Barhee BC4 chromosome 14, palm_55x_up_171113_PBpolish2nd_filt_p, whole genome shotgun sequence DNA window includes the following coding sequences:
- the LOC103698505 gene encoding cytochrome b561 and DOMON domain-containing protein At4g12980-like, translated as MASTLLFLFSLLLLLLPLPSFSQTCSSQTFSKNRLFATCNDLRHLSAALHWTYDAANSTLSIAFVAPPSRSGGWVAWALNPTGSGMVGAQAVVGLRQSGGSLVAKTFNISAYGPVTPSPIAFETWGLEAEEDAGGVMTVFAMLKLPSGVTRMNQAWQVGPSSTDGLPNKHDIGVANLNAKGTLDVVSGQSSGGKDSRLQERNIHGILNAVSWGILLPIGAIIARYLKAFKSLAPAWFYLHVLCQLIGYALGVTGWGIGLNLGSKSKGVQYTTHRNLGITLFSLATLQITALFLRPKKDHKYRVYWNLYHHVVGMAIILLGIINVFRGLQILNPAQKWKDAYIVVLCFLGGITLVLEVTTCIIARRRKSDGSTKQYNGSGATNDQRSVQQPLSV; from the exons ATGGCATCAACTCTactttttctcttctctctcctcctcctcctcctacctCTTCCATCCTTCTCCCAGACCTGTTCCTCCCAAACTTTCTCCAAGAATCGGCTCTTCGCCACCTGCAACGACCTCCGCCACCTCTCCGCCGCCCTCCACTGGACCTACGACGCCGCCAACTCCACGCTTTCCATCGCCTTCGTCGCCCCCCCATCCCGCTCCGGTGGCTGGGTTGCATGGGCCCTCAACCCCACCGGCTCCGGCATGGTGGGGGCGCAGGCTGTCGTCGGGCTCCGCCAGTCCGGTGGCTCCCTCGTAGCCAAGACTTTCAACATCTCTGCTTATGGCCCTGTCACGCCGTCGCCGATCGCCTTCGAGACGTGGGGGCTCGAGGCCGAGGAGGATGCCGGCGGCGTCATGACGGTGTTCGCCATGCTAAAGCTGCCAAGTGGCGTGACGAGGATGAACCAGGCGTGGCAGGTTGGGCCGAGCTCTACTGATGGCTTGCCTAACAAGCATGACATCGGGGTGGCGAATTTGAACGCCAAGGGGACACTGGATGTGGTCAGTGGGCAGAGCTCGGGAGGAAAGGATTCAAGGTTGCAGGAGAGGAAT ATACATGGCATTCTAAATGCTGTGAGTTGGGGAATTTTGCTTCCAATTGGAGCAATCATCGCAAGGTATCTGAAGGCATTCAAGTCCTTAGCCCCAGCCTGGTTCTACCTTCATGTGTTATGTCAGCTAATTGGTTATGCTTTGGGGGTTACTGGCTGGGGAATCGGTCTTAATCTTGGGAGCAAATCCAAGGGAGTTCAGTACACCACTCACCGAAACTTAGGCATCACCCTCTTCTCCCTTGCCACCTTACAG ATTACTGCTTTGTTCCTGAGGCCAAAGAAGGATCACAAGTACCGTGTCTACTGGAATCTATACCACCATGTAGTAGGAATGGCCATCATTCTTCTGGGCATCATCAATGTGTTCAGGGGCCTACAAATCTTGAATCCTGCTCAGAAGTGGAAGGATGCTTACATTGTTGTGCTTTGTTTCTTGGGTGGTATTACATTGGTGTTGGAAGTCACCACCTGCATCATAGCTCGGAGGAGAAAGTCTGATGGATCTACGAAGCAGTATAATGGCTCAGGTGCCACCAATGATCAGCGCAGCGTTCAGCAGCCACTCTCAGTCTGA